From Paenibacillus graminis, a single genomic window includes:
- a CDS encoding ammonium transporter: protein MNVTLESLGGGIDTVWVVLSAAMILLMEGGFALLEAGFVRYKNSVNIIMKVFADITIGTLIFYIFGFGLMYGKDAGGLVGTSGFMLGGDLSNLHFTISIDTFWLFQAAFTIAVISIVSGAVAERINFRAYLLYVILMTGLIYPLGGHWAWGGGWLSQLGLQDFAGSAVIHALGGFSALAAAIVIGPRKGKFNQAGNSTVALPSNLPLASVGAFLLWFGWFGFNAGSTLSATDARIGHIAITTMLSAAAGGGITLIYTLFRYQRSDAPSVINGSLAGLVGITAGCAFVSDGAAILIGAVSGLLMMAATNWLEARRIDDPVGAFPVHAVSGAWGTLAVGLFATDGGLLYGGGWHQLGVQILGLVTLAAWGFATTWCGLKLIGKLVQVRSSEEEEEIGLDISYHGMIAAHRSAEFIELEDHYLAEEDMGSRRSSGR, encoded by the coding sequence ATGAATGTGACGCTGGAGTCCCTTGGCGGAGGAATAGATACGGTTTGGGTCGTATTGAGCGCCGCTATGATTTTGCTGATGGAGGGCGGGTTCGCCCTGCTGGAGGCCGGTTTTGTAAGATATAAAAACAGTGTGAACATTATTATGAAAGTGTTCGCCGATATCACTATAGGAACGCTGATTTTTTATATTTTTGGATTTGGGCTGATGTACGGCAAAGATGCCGGCGGTTTGGTAGGCACCAGCGGATTTATGCTTGGCGGCGATCTCTCCAATCTTCATTTCACGATCTCGATTGATACCTTCTGGCTGTTCCAGGCGGCTTTTACCATTGCCGTTATCTCCATCGTATCGGGGGCAGTTGCTGAACGGATCAACTTCCGCGCTTATCTGTTGTACGTTATATTAATGACCGGTCTGATCTATCCCCTGGGCGGCCACTGGGCCTGGGGCGGCGGCTGGCTTAGCCAATTGGGCCTGCAGGACTTCGCAGGTTCAGCCGTCATTCATGCCCTTGGAGGATTCTCGGCACTGGCGGCGGCTATTGTCATCGGCCCAAGAAAAGGCAAATTCAATCAGGCCGGGAACAGCACCGTTGCCCTCCCGAGCAACCTGCCGCTGGCTTCGGTTGGCGCCTTCCTGCTCTGGTTCGGCTGGTTCGGCTTTAACGCAGGCAGCACCTTAAGTGCTACCGATGCCCGGATCGGACACATCGCGATTACAACCATGCTGTCAGCGGCAGCAGGCGGCGGGATCACACTGATCTACACCTTATTCCGTTACCAGCGTTCAGATGCGCCATCGGTAATTAACGGTTCTCTCGCCGGTCTGGTTGGTATTACGGCCGGCTGTGCGTTTGTCAGTGACGGTGCAGCCATTCTGATTGGCGCCGTCTCCGGTCTGCTCATGATGGCGGCTACCAACTGGCTGGAAGCCCGCCGCATTGATGATCCAGTAGGGGCCTTTCCGGTACATGCCGTATCTGGCGCTTGGGGAACCTTAGCCGTAGGCTTATTCGCTACCGACGGCGGACTGCTCTATGGCGGAGGCTGGCACCAACTCGGGGTGCAAATCCTTGGTCTTGTCACATTGGCAGCCTGGGGGTTTGCAACTACCTGGTGTGGACTGAAGCTGATTGGGAAGCTCGTTCAAGTACGGTCCAGTGAGGAAGAGGAGGAAATCGGCCTCGATATCAGTTATCACGGCATGATCGCCGCGCACCGGTCTGCTGAATTTATTGAACTTGAAGATCACTACCTGGCGGAAGAGGACATGGGCTCCCGCAGGAGTTCAGGAAGATAA
- the msrA gene encoding peptide-methionine (S)-S-oxide reductase MsrA, translated as MDEKDRTELATFAGGCFWCMVKPFDELPGIVSVVSGYTGGHTDNPTYGEVGTETTGHVEAVQITYEPELFPYERLLDIYWQLIDPTDKGGQFMDRGYSYRTAIFVHNEEQRAKAEASKAALQASKRFKDPIVTEILPAAPFYSAEALHQDYYKTHPLDYKLYLKGSGRDEFLEQHWNSPEDQKRLRNQLTRLQYEVTQHKATEPPYENAYWNEFHDGIYVDVISGDPLFSSADKFDSASGWPSFTGPVAGGLVRREADYSGGEVRTALRSRLSGAYLGHLFFDGPEPAKQHYRVNSAALRFIPKEELEANGLGRYLVLLNG; from the coding sequence TTGGATGAAAAAGACAGAACGGAGCTTGCCACCTTTGCGGGCGGCTGCTTTTGGTGTATGGTCAAGCCTTTTGACGAGCTGCCGGGAATTGTCTCTGTGGTTTCCGGGTATACGGGCGGCCATACGGACAATCCGACCTACGGGGAAGTGGGGACGGAAACGACGGGGCATGTGGAGGCTGTGCAGATTACATATGAGCCTGAGCTGTTCCCTTATGAGCGGCTTCTAGACATTTATTGGCAGCTGATTGATCCGACCGACAAAGGCGGACAATTTATGGACCGGGGGTATTCTTACCGGACGGCAATTTTTGTGCATAATGAAGAACAGCGTGCGAAGGCAGAGGCATCCAAGGCGGCACTTCAGGCCAGCAAAAGATTTAAGGACCCGATTGTGACAGAGATTCTTCCTGCCGCTCCATTCTACTCTGCTGAAGCGCTGCATCAGGATTATTATAAAACCCATCCTTTGGATTATAAGCTCTATCTGAAGGGCTCAGGCCGGGACGAGTTTCTGGAGCAGCACTGGAACAGCCCTGAGGATCAAAAGCGCCTGCGCAATCAGCTGACCCGGCTGCAGTATGAGGTCACGCAGCATAAGGCAACGGAGCCGCCGTATGAGAATGCGTATTGGAATGAATTCCATGACGGCATCTATGTCGATGTCATCAGCGGCGATCCGTTGTTCAGCTCGGCGGACAAATTCGACTCGGCTTCCGGCTGGCCCAGCTTCACCGGGCCGGTAGCCGGGGGACTGGTCCGGCGGGAAGCCGACTACAGCGGCGGTGAGGTGCGGACCGCGCTGCGCAGCAGACTGAGCGGAGCCTATCTCGGCCATTTGTTCTTCGATGGGCCGGAGCCGGCGAAGCAGCACTACCGGGTCAATTCCGCCGCCCTGCGGTTCATCCCGAAGGAGGAGCTGGAGGCGAACGGGCTGGGGCGGTATTTGGTGTTGTTAAATGGATAA
- a CDS encoding Crp/Fnr family transcriptional regulator, with translation MKHLLLQYMTRLTSLSKVEQQAILDEILVGEYSKGTTLLKQGEVPGNCYFVLKGCVRQHAVDVTGRDITSNFYTEEQAISIFNAHKPDKSSEYTLTCLEDCVLVVGRLDTEKEMYGKYTQLETMTRRMIEENFGQVQEEFAAFIASSPEDRLKTLLHKRPGLIERVPQHQLASYLGMTPESLSRIKKRIHRGPAAPGL, from the coding sequence ATGAAGCATCTTTTACTCCAATATATGACCCGGCTGACCTCCTTGAGCAAAGTAGAGCAGCAAGCGATTCTGGATGAAATTCTTGTCGGAGAATACAGCAAGGGAACCACTCTGCTTAAGCAGGGCGAGGTCCCGGGAAATTGCTATTTTGTCCTGAAAGGGTGTGTACGGCAGCATGCTGTTGACGTTACGGGCCGGGATATCACCTCCAACTTCTATACCGAGGAGCAGGCGATCTCCATCTTCAATGCACATAAGCCGGATAAATCGTCGGAATACACCCTGACCTGTCTGGAGGATTGCGTATTGGTCGTCGGGCGGCTGGATACCGAAAAGGAGATGTACGGCAAATACACGCAGCTGGAAACCATGACACGCCGGATGATCGAGGAAAACTTCGGTCAGGTGCAGGAAGAGTTCGCTGCTTTTATTGCCTCATCTCCCGAAGACCGCCTGAAAACTCTGCTTCACAAAAGACCCGGACTGATCGAACGCGTCCCTCAGCATCAGCTGGCAAGCTACCTCGGTATGACGCCGGAGTCGCTGAGCCGGATCAAGAAGCGGATTCACCGCGGACCCGCGGCGCCGGGACTTTGA
- a CDS encoding ABC transporter ATP-binding protein, which yields MKPAVFEARNVSKQYRSGFALKGLDMKIMEGDIYGFVGENGAGKTTLMKIIGGLVQPTGGGILLFGQQGKKELCAARRRIGFLIEMPALYPHMSAEENLTFYHHILGIRNPGRIGEVLQAVALTDAGNKKTSQYSLGMRQRLGLAVALLGSPELLVLDEPVNGLDPAGIVNIRHILERLAKEQGITILISSHILSELQLLATRYGFIHKGRLVQEISAGELLQSAQAMICIATPNAERAAELLKRKLQITDISFNTAGELQIPKASVDLELLMAVLLQEGISVEGFNLSAPNLEHYYMDLIEGVRR from the coding sequence TTGAAACCAGCGGTATTTGAGGCAAGAAATGTAAGTAAGCAATACAGGTCAGGCTTTGCTTTGAAGGGGCTCGATATGAAGATCATGGAGGGGGATATTTATGGGTTCGTAGGTGAAAATGGAGCCGGCAAAACTACGCTGATGAAAATTATTGGCGGCCTCGTGCAGCCGACAGGCGGCGGGATTCTACTGTTCGGACAGCAGGGTAAAAAGGAGCTGTGCGCGGCCAGACGGCGGATAGGTTTTCTGATTGAAATGCCGGCTCTGTATCCGCATATGAGCGCTGAAGAGAATCTGACATTTTATCATCATATTCTTGGCATCAGAAACCCCGGAAGAATCGGTGAAGTGCTGCAGGCGGTCGCTCTGACAGATGCTGGCAACAAGAAGACCTCGCAGTATTCGCTGGGTATGCGGCAGCGGCTGGGATTGGCGGTTGCTCTTCTGGGCAGTCCGGAGCTGCTTGTACTTGATGAGCCGGTTAACGGGCTTGATCCTGCGGGGATTGTGAATATCCGGCATATTCTGGAGCGGCTGGCGAAGGAGCAAGGGATCACCATACTGATCTCCAGCCATATTCTCAGTGAGCTGCAGCTGCTCGCTACCCGATATGGATTTATACATAAAGGAAGACTGGTCCAAGAGATTTCTGCCGGGGAATTGCTGCAATCCGCCCAAGCTATGATCTGTATTGCCACTCCGAATGCGGAACGTGCCGCTGAACTGCTGAAGCGGAAGCTGCAAATCACAGACATTTCCTTCAACACCGCTGGAGAGCTGCAGATTCCCAAAGCGAGTGTGGATCTGGAGCTGCTGATGGCGGTGCTTTTGCAGGAGGGCATTTCTGTAGAAGGGTTCAATCTGTCTGCGCCAAATCTGGAACACTATTATATGGATTTGATCGAGGGCGTGAGACGATGA
- a CDS encoding DUF4386 domain-containing protein, whose product MSAAVARTGGVSIVLMAVAAAFSYGYVHGSLVVEGNPAATFGNLQSSPLLFRGEILGWVLILVCDIAAAWALYTVLKPVQPGLSLLGAWLRLSYTAVLGVAVSSLVAVSLLTDSRDQALAGFTSGELQAEMMLFLRAFEAVWSIGLILFGGHLLIVGVLAFQSGNIPKIISVLLLLAAAGYMVIHLCRTLVPEYDGFIEVIERVFMLPMTAGELSLGLWLLFKVPAPRVRGESAS is encoded by the coding sequence ATGTCTGCAGCAGTGGCACGAACTGGGGGAGTTTCAATTGTTCTGATGGCGGTGGCGGCCGCTTTTTCGTATGGATATGTTCATGGAAGTCTTGTGGTGGAGGGAAATCCAGCCGCTACCTTCGGCAACCTGCAGTCTTCTCCCCTGCTGTTCAGGGGTGAAATTCTGGGTTGGGTTCTGATCCTGGTTTGTGACATCGCAGCGGCATGGGCGTTATATACGGTTCTGAAGCCTGTACAGCCGGGCCTGTCCCTGCTGGGCGCATGGCTGCGTCTATCGTATACGGCGGTATTGGGTGTTGCCGTCTCCAGCCTGGTTGCTGTCTCGCTGCTTACAGACAGCAGGGACCAGGCGCTTGCCGGCTTCACATCCGGGGAGCTGCAGGCGGAGATGATGCTTTTTCTCCGGGCTTTTGAAGCGGTGTGGTCGATCGGATTGATTCTGTTTGGGGGGCATCTGCTGATTGTGGGCGTGCTGGCCTTCCAATCGGGAAATATCCCGAAAATCATTAGTGTTCTATTGCTGCTGGCTGCAGCCGGTTATATGGTGATCCATCTGTGCCGCACCCTTGTTCCTGAGTATGACGGATTCATAGAAGTAATTGAACGGGTTTTTATGCTGCCGATGACCGCGGGTGAGCTAAGCCTTGGCCTATGGCTGCTGTTCAAAGTCCCGGCGCCGCGGGTCCGCGGTGAATCCGCTTCTTGA
- a CDS encoding ABC transporter permease, with amino-acid sequence MRNFLKAEIYFLRKDTMFKSITVLFALASVGLAVFLGSKGGYALSSPVQPMQIASSFSVFLYLVIPMFACFFITEGFEHGSVQNIIASGQNRAGYILGKYLLGLLAALWWLLEFFGCFLIVSLSAALVTGSPIGHETTTEDLTTSMRAFGLNLLYLAAYSSVVMMLGVMIRKAASAIVATFFFVFGNILLTGYLQGTSSAFLRLLSEHALMTQIMKFSGVYVEQSRVILLSGIGDYVRALLIPVIVIIVCLTTALLSLEKRDIHI; translated from the coding sequence ATGAGGAACTTCCTTAAGGCCGAGATTTATTTTCTGCGGAAGGATACGATGTTTAAAAGCATTACCGTGCTGTTCGCGCTCGCCAGCGTTGGACTCGCCGTGTTCCTTGGAAGTAAGGGGGGCTACGCTTTAAGCAGTCCTGTTCAGCCCATGCAGATTGCGTCGTCCTTCTCCGTGTTCCTCTATCTGGTCATTCCGATGTTCGCGTGTTTTTTTATCACAGAGGGGTTTGAGCATGGCTCGGTACAGAATATTATCGCTTCAGGGCAGAACAGAGCAGGATATATTCTAGGAAAATACCTGCTGGGGCTGCTGGCGGCCTTGTGGTGGCTGCTAGAGTTTTTCGGATGTTTTCTGATCGTGTCCCTGTCTGCGGCGCTGGTCACCGGCTCCCCCATTGGTCATGAGACAACAACAGAAGATTTGACAACCTCTATGCGGGCCTTCGGGCTAAATCTCCTGTATCTGGCTGCTTATTCCTCTGTTGTAATGATGCTGGGGGTAATGATCCGCAAAGCGGCTTCCGCCATAGTGGCGACTTTTTTCTTTGTATTTGGAAATATTCTGCTTACGGGTTACCTTCAGGGAACGTCTTCGGCGTTCCTGCGGCTGCTATCCGAGCATGCGCTGATGACGCAGATTATGAAATTTTCCGGGGTGTATGTGGAGCAATCGCGGGTTATTCTGCTGTCGGGTATAGGTGATTATGTCCGGGCGCTGCTCATTCCGGTTATAGTAATCATAGTTTGTCTAACAACTGCCCTGCTTTCTTTGGAAAAAAGAGATATTCATATATAA
- a CDS encoding ATP-binding protein yields the protein MNTLLCEELLYLITFPLIPLTFHYFFSRCFACRIEQKSSLILLYLLYTACHIGLHHSSLPDILLILLNTGLIILLSLLYAGDFKWKGYSALFMAALLFLSDTVIPFAFTDIGYLANLILSKLLMLLLVFLVLRIATGDGNGTLAGWYWCLLFLCPLLSIATLLQLSNNLFIRSYPKLFPVVPSLLLAINLLIYVLSDRILHAQAERSKRLLLEQQNTYYLNQYHLIRSMQEDSFKFQHDFKHILLGLRVKLDSGEAAATAQELDTLLCRVEPSTGNCNTGNLVIDSMINYKMQEAARYGITFTLELNIPPQLTLDTMALCVILGNTLDNAIEACQGITSPAPERQISIHMHYLNDSLFMRIRNPYIQPVQTTPSGGIRSAKSDHRAHGIGLKNIQKTIEEWNGLLDISYDQSFFQIEWVLFGIERQHSV from the coding sequence TTGAACACTTTGCTGTGCGAGGAACTGCTGTACCTCATCACCTTTCCTCTGATCCCGTTAACTTTTCATTATTTTTTCAGCCGCTGCTTTGCCTGCCGGATTGAACAGAAAAGCAGCCTTATCCTGCTCTACCTCCTGTATACTGCCTGTCATATAGGCCTGCATCACAGTTCATTGCCGGATATCCTGCTGATCCTCCTGAATACCGGCCTTATCATTCTGTTATCGCTGCTGTATGCCGGGGATTTCAAATGGAAGGGGTACAGTGCGCTTTTCATGGCTGCCCTTCTGTTTCTTAGCGACACAGTGATTCCATTCGCCTTCACGGATATAGGGTACCTGGCAAATCTGATCCTTTCCAAGCTGCTGATGCTCCTGCTCGTCTTTCTGGTGCTGCGGATTGCCACAGGGGACGGAAACGGCACACTGGCCGGGTGGTACTGGTGTCTCTTGTTTCTGTGTCCGCTTCTGAGTATCGCAACGCTGCTGCAGTTGTCCAACAACCTGTTCATCCGGAGCTACCCGAAACTGTTCCCGGTGGTTCCCTCCTTGCTGCTGGCCATCAATCTGCTTATTTATGTACTGAGCGACCGGATTCTGCATGCGCAAGCCGAGCGAAGTAAACGTCTCCTGCTGGAGCAGCAGAATACCTATTATCTCAATCAATATCATCTGATCCGGAGCATGCAGGAGGACAGCTTCAAGTTTCAGCATGACTTCAAGCATATCCTGCTTGGCTTGCGCGTGAAGCTGGACTCCGGTGAAGCAGCCGCAACGGCGCAGGAGCTGGACACCCTGCTCTGCCGGGTGGAACCCTCCACGGGGAACTGCAATACCGGGAACCTGGTCATTGACTCGATGATCAATTACAAAATGCAGGAAGCTGCCCGCTATGGGATTACTTTCACGCTGGAGCTGAATATCCCCCCGCAGCTTACTCTGGACACTATGGCTCTGTGCGTGATTCTCGGTAATACCCTCGATAATGCCATTGAAGCCTGCCAGGGGATCACAAGCCCGGCGCCTGAGCGGCAGATTTCCATCCATATGCATTATCTGAACGATAGCCTGTTTATGCGAATCCGGAATCCATACATCCAGCCCGTACAGACCACCCCTTCCGGCGGTATCCGATCGGCAAAGTCCGATCACAGGGCGCATGGCATCGGACTCAAAAACATCCAAAAAACCATCGAGGAATGGAATGGACTGCTCGATATTTCATATGACCAGAGTTTCTTCCAGATCGAATGGGTGCTGTTTGGCATTGAAAGACAACATAGCGTTTAG
- a CDS encoding LytR/AlgR family response regulator transcription factor, whose product MSEPMIHIAICDDDPRSAGLVESLISDNRERFSEKIEISVYYSAERFVEAIEHGSIYDIIFMDIEMGGMNGIMAGHVLRADDANDPAQLIYISSYEQYHLQLFDVRPSGFIKKPVDQKSLTDKLIPAVQKAIRIRQQGRLNFLPVQLKGKERLVPFRDIHYLESRIRRISLMTRDEEIHYYGTLGEEAQKLPSAYFIRIHQSYIVNFYSVKEISARKIVLITGDELPVSEKNSIPVRKAYMKFRGNLA is encoded by the coding sequence GTGAGTGAACCAATGATTCATATCGCCATTTGCGACGATGACCCGCGCTCTGCCGGGCTGGTGGAGAGCTTGATTTCGGACAACCGCGAGCGTTTTTCCGAAAAGATCGAGATATCGGTTTACTATTCTGCAGAGCGGTTTGTCGAGGCTATTGAGCACGGAAGCATATACGATATTATTTTTATGGACATTGAGATGGGGGGCATGAATGGTATTATGGCGGGGCATGTGCTGCGCGCGGATGATGCCAACGATCCGGCACAGCTCATTTATATCTCCAGCTATGAGCAGTATCATCTCCAATTGTTCGACGTCCGGCCCTCCGGGTTCATCAAAAAGCCTGTTGATCAGAAGTCCTTGACGGACAAGCTGATCCCTGCTGTGCAAAAAGCAATCCGCATCCGGCAGCAGGGCAGACTAAACTTCCTGCCGGTACAGCTGAAAGGGAAGGAAAGGCTGGTTCCCTTCCGGGACATTCATTATCTGGAGAGCCGTATCCGGCGTATCTCCCTGATGACCAGGGATGAAGAGATCCATTATTATGGAACGCTGGGAGAAGAAGCACAGAAGCTGCCTTCTGCCTATTTTATCCGCATACATCAGTCTTACATTGTTAACTTTTACAGTGTGAAAGAGATAAGTGCCCGGAAAATCGTGCTCATAACCGGCGACGAGCTTCCGGTCAGTGAGAAGAACAGCATTCCCGTGCGGAAGGCCTACATGAAATTCAGGGGGAATCTCGCTTGA